The following coding sequences lie in one Camelus bactrianus isolate YW-2024 breed Bactrian camel chromosome 8, ASM4877302v1, whole genome shotgun sequence genomic window:
- the LOC141578336 gene encoding uncharacterized protein LOC141578336: protein MGPLAGSPEEREGDPETLGPAPQIRRWRRAERGTGPLSPARSLRGGGRRCRGSAPPPGTRARRCSPPPPPPGSRFPAPESRPRSPVPGPRVPEPRALPPVLRSCGSHSVCSSEQGFLSALRSVTNPTSTTLNRTVGRRNLSARRARSAPQHRARRLAPQDGRTAVGVRRPGRGGAVGLEGPCLWRIALVSQLCICALEGGGGGPKAGGRWVMGVNITPGPWGLGRLF from the coding sequence ATGGGACCGCTCGCTGGGAGCCCCGAGGAACGGGAAGGGGACCCGGAGACCCTCGGCCCGGCGCCCCAGATCCGCAGGTGGAGGCGGGCGGAGCGGGGTACGGGGCCCTTGTCCCCCGCGCGCTCCCTCCGGGGTGGGGGCCGGCGGTGTCGGGGGAGCGCCCCGCCGCCGGGGACCCGGGCCCGCCGCtgctcgccgccgccgccgccgcccggctcCAGGTTCCCGGCTCCCGAGTCCCGGCCCCGGTCCCCGGTCCCCGGTCCCCGAGTCCCCGAGCCCCGGGCGCTCCCGCCCGTCCTCCGCAGCTGCGGGAGCCATAGCGTTTGCTCCTCCGAGCAGGGGTTTCTGAGTGCGCTCAGGAGTGTTACCAACCCAACCTCCACAACTCTTAACAGGACAGTCGGAAGGCGGAACTTGAGCGCCCGCCGCGCTCGGTCAGCTCCCCAACACCGGGCCCGGCGCCTGGCCCCCCAGGACGGGCGAACTGCGGTGGGAGTCCGGAGGCCAGGGCGCGGTGGCGCGGTGGGCTTGGAGGGTCCTTGCCTTTGGAGAATAGCCTTGGTGTCCCAGCTCTGCATATGTGCCCTTGAGGGGGGTGGTGGAGGACCGAAAGCTGGTGGCCGTTGGGTCATGGGGGTAAATATAACACCTGGTCCGTGGGGACTTGGCAGACTTTTCTAG